The nucleotide sequence aaggaaagttagcaccatgatttTTGGGGCCATACAGAGTTCTGGAATgcagaggagaggttgcctaccagttggagtTACCAGAGGCTTTGTCAGGAGTTCatatgtgtttcatgtttcccaactGAAGAAGTTCCATGCCGAGATGGcagatattcctttgagagatacagtgccactagaggcaattcagttggagagcgatctgacttacgaggagaagcctGTTAAGATTCTTGAGACTGCAGAGAGGATCACTCGAACCAAGATCATCAGGTTCTGCAAAGTTCAGAGGAGTCACCACACCaaggaggaagctacctgggaacaagaggaagatctcaggcaggaccatccacacctttttgctggccaacccgaatctcgaggacgagattcatcttaaggggggtaggttggtaacatcccaattttattaaatttggatgttagtagaatcattcaatgcatatcatatttcattgcatttttggagtttttgaaatATTCAAATAATTTTTCCGCTCAAGAAAAACAAATGAgtggggataagatgacttcctcaaattaTAAAAGAGATTGGAAATTTcatttgaatattatttgaagtcTTTGGAGTTCTTTTTAAATTTCTTTTATTTGccaaaagtgcattaaatgcattaggaaaatattttcaaaatgttctgtgcttaaattaatgttcattaggctctaaatattgtatagttattttagaaattattgtggtatttttattaattcatttgAATTATTTAGGGCCACTTTAGTGTTCGGTTTAAaaaacacacgcacgcacacgctCACTCGCCTGGACCGAAACCAGTTCGGCCCAGGGACGCGCGCGCTCAGCCAGCTGTGCCAGGCCAGCCAGCCCACCGGCCATTTCGGCCCAAGGCCGCCCACGCGCCCGAAGCCTCCCGCCCGGTCGACCGCCCCGCGCTCGTCCTCGCTCGCCTCCTCTCGctgccactgccaggtgggccccGCCAGCCAggccgtccccaacctcccgcaccGCATGGGATAAACATCCTCGCCGCGCTCCCGCAACCACCGCTCGGCTCCCTCGCAGATGAGGCTTATCCGCAGCTCTGTAGAGCTCCTAGCCGCGCCTATATAAAggcctcgaccccctcttcgaACCCCGCCGTCTTGTTTCTTCCCACGCCGCTCACAGCCGCCGCGCTGCCCGTTCGCATCTAGCCGGAGCCGCGCCACTCGCCGGAGCATTTCATCGCCCGTAgaccactccgaccctcaattttCTGTAAATTTTCTTAGCCCGCTGAGGCGCATCCTTTTGACATGATTTTTGTCCCTAGGTCCCGTCAGAGCCACTGCACCgtcgacgccggagccgccggagaACCGAAGGCCGTCGTCTTTACCCCGCCCCGTCCGGACGCCACCGACGCACGCCGCCACCACCTTCGCGACGCCCTCGACACGCCACACCTCCCCGTTTTCTTCCCCGTAGCCGAGGACCACCGCCGCAGCCGCCCCCTCCGTCACAGGCACCGcgtcgccggccaccacctccAGCCCACTGTAAGCCGCCGCCCCACTCCCGCCTGTTAGATCAATCACCGACGGCCCAGATTAGATTAGGTTAGTTTTATTTTTAGTTGAACCGGTACGCGGTTAATCGCGGGTTTTTATTCTAAAAACCGATCGGTTTCTGTATAagttagccgccgccgcccgctgtatAAGCTACGCGGCGAACACCTTTCAGCCAGTAGGAATCTGGCACGTGTTTGGGACCTGTTTGCGATAGTTTTTCTTCACTGTTTAGTCCCTGTTATTAGCAGATTAGTCCATGAACTTAGactagccacaactttttaaccgtagattcATCGACtttgtttagatctatccagtagTATCCTTTTTGGTAAACTTTGGTCGGattaaaatttgaatttattcagattcgaattcgaacttcaaatagccatatctcccaaaccgtagctccgattaagttgattctttttgcattgtgtcaccGTAGCCgaaccctatcacctggacctttgtctCAATAATTTCACACACTAGAATCTGTccattagtatttttactaatatGCCTAGAatgcactatagttcacatcactttTTGAGCCATATGCCTAagttgttttgcacttagaatatttCCAGGCTAGTTAAGTGTGTGctttgttcatttggtttttccgagaccTTTTCCTTTGCTTGTTATTTTGGTTCTTCGGAATGTTTTCTTATGTATGATTATTTTACTTTGAcgatagattgcccggagtgcgaagcagaatactaccagtctttagaattcaaacaacagtaccaaggcaagttgcatcttgatcatgtttcattacctatgttttcattatgcacttagttctttgcggtaggactgcatggtaggaatttATGCCGGATGGCTATGCTtacacccagtagttcattgaggtaggtctgaaaaTTATCACTTTGTCGCCACcgttttacattatgttgcttcgctaagtagacgtggattgggaagtgaacattgtaaagtatgagtgacaatgtagtaaataggacctaagataattaatgaactacctggaTGGAAACTGGATGGAATGGTGgtgaagtacagtggggcacgcatgggaaatccatggtggtgcaccactagtggtccgtcCGCTCAGCCTCAAAGAGATCAAttgtattctcatgtctagaagcttacgtgtgcagccgcaagccaatatgggctctggcttagttgagtagataGTGTGACCCCTTTCgggataggctagcagatgtagaataagtaggtgtaccggcctatccgtgggttaggGGAAACATTttcgaaaggctatgtctcgaccCTCCGATCATgaatgtggtcgagtcttgtggggaaaagtgcacaacctctgcagagtgtcaacctaatcaattagccgtgtccctggttacggacaatttttgagcatctagtagtggaaatgctgggagatctcatcaccttaattaaacagttgggtttatAAGTGATAACTTTGAGAACGGATTgggttgggtttgccaactcatcctatacTATTTTCATAGTTGTAGAACAATTACTTTgcaatagggaaaaactagctttatgcaaaaagaACTAAACttagagatttccaccagccaaattgcatgtacaaataggttcattttACTCTcaatgtgacttgccagtacattcaatgtactgatctatatggctgcaacttatcacgttgcagatgtatccgacgaggattaaggtgcgataggtcgatgttctacactcaaccttgctcgtggaggtggactcatttacttctttgcttccgcagtatttgtttatttggctctatgccctattatgtaataaatgtattgctcctggactatcgatgtaataaagagatgtgtgttatttctgttatttcatcgagtactgtgtgtactagcaagtcgatccagagactagcacggtaagcacagagacttcgactcttaccgggtcgggtcgctacaggcaTATGCTGATCATGACAATTATATCATTTTATATTTTTAGGCCAGCAATTCTCCATGTTGTAATTATGACAAATCTCTGAAAATGCATGGCAGTTTTGTGACAAACTTTTTATACATCATGTATTTTTTCTATACTTAGAACATGACAAATCCTTATACACCAACACAACAAATTAATCTATTTTCGCATGACAATTCTGTAGCATTCGCAGAGAGTGATTTTTTTAACAAACTAAAACAATTTGTTCGTTCCTACCTGGCTGGGGGAACGACCGTTCGCTTGGTTTACCCCAGGAAATGTCGTATGTGTATTGACATCCATCACCTTTTTAATTAATGATAGAAAGGATACTACAATGTCGTCTGTCATATGAAATCCTATAACAGCGTGTTTGTTTGGAGGGAGTTGCCAATAGGGAATGGGAGTTTAAGGTCTATGGGAGTTAAATTCCTTTGATTGGCTCAGGTAAATGGTAGTTAGGATGGGAAGAGGAAGGGGAATTAAGAGGTCCAACTCCCTTCAATCTCTTCCCTGGGAGGACCATGTAATTAAGTGTGGGAGTGGGAATTGACGTAAAATGAAAAAACTGTTCGCTCACGTCCTGTTGTTCAACGGCTGATGAAGCGCTCACTTTTCTAATCCAAACTCGCGTATCGTCAACAATTCCCAGTCCTGTAACTCAATGTAGAATTCCCACCGATAATTACTACCACACACCAAACATGGGAATGGGACTAATAATCTACTTCCCAAATCTAATCTCTTCACAAATTCCCCCTCGTAAACTCCCATGCCCAATCCCTCAAGCTGCCAAACACGCTGTAAGTAGTTGGAGGACTTTCTTTCGTTTCTAATAAAAAAAACTTTTTCCTTGATATCTCAAAAAACATAAATCCAAACCCATAATGATTGGGAATTTTTTTAGACAAGTTTCAATTCATTGTGCTACacattattactccctccgtttctaaatataagtttttgtagggatcggaccacatacagatgtatctagatgcTTTTTTTAcggattcactcattttacttcgtatgtggtttatagtggaatctctccaaaaacttatatttaggaacgaaggaagtagTGAATACTTCGATTCCAAGAAACTTATACTCCAAGAAAATATATTTTTACTCCTCCAAGAAAACATTTTGGTTTAGTTTCGCTCCAAGAAAACTTAACTTGTGCAGAAATCAGACGGTTCGTATCTAACACGGGCCCAAATCCTACTGAAATAAAACCAAGGCCAGAGAGGTAGCCCGAAGCCCGAACAGACGCGCAAGGCAAGCAGCCCATAAGCAGACGCTGGTCGAATCAGACTATACCAAGCAAGAAACAGAAGGGGCCGTGGGGAacggaggagagcggcggcggcggcaagggaggAGAAGCGATGGCTAGGGGCGATAGCTGCTTGGCGCGCATCGGCGCCGGAGTCGCCATCGGCGGCGCGGTCGGCGGAGCCGTCGGTAAGCTCCTCCCTCCCTAcctaaaaccctaaaccctagctgGCCCTGTGCCAATCCGCCCGGTGCTGGTTCGATTTCGCTTCTAGGCTTTGGTCAAAATCCGTTCAGGGCCAGGACTGATTCGTGGGGTTAGTTGCTGATCTGCGACATCCGCCTAGTAGGTTCGGGCTGTGATGTGGGCGCATGAGCTGTTGCGTCTGGTAGGAAATCTTGTTGTATGCTAAAGTAGGAGATTTCCTCGCGGTGGAAGCAGACGTCTGTGACGACTTGATGCTGAACATCTGAAGGCTGCTCGCTCAAGTGCTGGGCTTTTATTGTCGACCCCTGTCATAGGTgttcgactggtggtggtggttaGGAATTCGGGCCACTGGTGAGAGAAGATGACTAGATCTTCTTGGTTCCTTTTTGACGAGTAATATTATAGGGTCATTGATGCTAATGTGAAGTGCGTGACAGATTAGAATATTCAGTTTCTGGCCTTAGTTACAGTTCTGGGCTTGATAAGTGATAACAAGAAGTTAAAGACTTTTGATGTTGTTTGGATGGTGTATCTTGGCAACTGACGTTGACAAAGTAGTAATAGCTCCACTCCTGCTGTTTAACAATGCTCGTGGAAACACAACAGGTTAGATATGCTGCTTAGTCATGCTTTTGGACATTGGAGACATAACTGGCTGTTTCTGCTGAACAATTAGCGCTCTTATGGATGCTCTCAGTATTCTTAGTTTGCTCCTTCAGCTTAACAATTCTAGAGCTACTCGCCTACTAGCAATCTTTTAATGAGCTGCTTATTGCTGTTTTTTGGTTTGTGTTTTCTTCTTAGTTTTCGGAACTTCAAGTGCTAGCGTAGGATATGAAATTAATATCATGGAATTAATGGACATGTTCCCCCATTTTGTGCAGGTGCTGTGTATGGGACTTATGCCGCTATCAGATTGAGGGTAatctttttttgctttttttaataCCTGAGCTACTTTGTGGTAGCACGCCACCACTTGTTTTTTTGGTCTGTATTGTCATGCCATACTTGATGTGTTAAAAGTTCAGAAATTACTAGTTTATATGGTGCTCAAAATCAGTATATTAGAAATTTAGCGATTGTTCTGCTCTTTATCTTTAATAATCACAACTCTTATCTTTCCACCTCAGCCCACCTCATATCTTTTTTTAAATGATTAACTTCAAACTGCCTGCGCAAGTCAACAGTTAGTATTTGAAACTTGAAAGCTTTCTTTAATTAAACATGCTACTATTCAACGCATAACACACTGAAAACTTACATCATAATCCTGAAAAAAAAGGCAAGTAAGCATTAAATTTACCAGGTTATAATTTGCTGTATGAAACACGTCACTTCACCTGCATTGTTTTAGCTGATTTAATTTAATCTACGAGCAAATGGGTCATTGAATTTGTGAGTGCTCACCGGTGTGATCTGATTTTGTTTCAGGTCCCTGGGCTGCTGAAGATCAGACACATCGGACAGGCCACCGTTGGCAGCGCTGCGGTATTCGGGCTTTTCCTGGGAGCTGGGAGCTTGATACACTGTGGGAAAAATTACTAGATCGCGTCAAGTTACCTCTGGTTTTACTAGGTTTTAAAGGATTGCCTTATCTTAGGTAAAACATTTGTTTGATCTTGAAGGAACAGTGGAGTTCTGCTACTATTTACTCGGTCCTGGTTTTTGATATGTTTGCCCTACTGTTGATGTGGAAATAAAATCTTTCATTGTCTGTATGAGAATTAAGTGGTGAAAGCATGATTCATGAGAAAAGAACGTATTGTTGTATTGAAGTCACTTTGTCTTCTTAGTAAAAGAAATAAACCATTTTCTCCTTGACATTGAACGGGGTGAGGGGCAGCTGACGTTTTGTTGATGTTGTGTATATCAGCTACTCCCTCTATTTACAAATATTCCTAAGATGTTCTGGACTACATGCATACCAAAAAACACCAAAACATGTCtatatggagggagtactaaatccAGGCAACAGTTGCGTCTTGTTCTAGAGGTCTTGTTCTTTTTAACTTGGTCGTTTACTTATAATTAAACAAATTGTCTAttacgtactccctctgtcccataatataagaacgtttttcaagcgACAATCAAGCTCATGTGTGACTCCATTTACTTCCGGGACACAATGCTTGATTGTCGCCTTGCCGAACAGGCTCAAGCTGCTGGCACTCGTCGGTAACCACAGCTCCTGTCGCACAGTAACCTGAGGGGTTCAAGATTGTTTGCACGATGTCTGTTGAATCACATTCGATCACAAGAGAGAAAAATACAGATTATTCGCAAGCTCGAGCCCCTTCATCAATAGGCAAATGCCTCCATGGCCGGGGCACATCCATAGCATGTTCCACAGCAGTTCGAGGCCGCAGGCCGCAACGAACGCCCTGCCACAGGCGCCGGACCCAGCATCCACGTGGAAACTAGCGTAAGATTGTTTAAGCCTTGTTCGGTTTAATGCACGTAGGATTGAGGGGGACTTTGACTTGCAAGGAATTTAACCCCCCTCGACCCCTTCAAACCTCTCCAAACCAGCAAACTAAAGTAATATACACACAGCACTGTTTCAGCCTAtcaattctactactccctccgtactgaAATATATGTCGCTAGAGTAGTTGAACCACAGCTACTCCAGCGACATATATTTCAGTACAGAGGCAGTAGCTAGTAGTACAATCTTATGTACAGAGACATGAGATATCCATTATGTCTTGTTATCTGCCGTTTCTAAAATATAAGGATCGACTGAACTATGACTACAACACACGCTGGTTACAACTTCAGGACTCTTACATTCAGTTTGGAATACTTAAACTATGGGGTTATCTGCCTTCACAAGCCGATCAGGGCACGAGGTCTGTGCTCGATGGTCAACAAAGGCATACCAGACTGAAACAGCTCTTACGAACCCCATGTTAGCAGTCAAAGTGGGAGCACGCCAGTGGTCACCTGTACCAAAAACAACCTTGTTCTTCATGGCAAGCTTCCTTGTTGTTGGAAGATCCATCA is from Triticum aestivum cultivar Chinese Spring chromosome 1B, IWGSC CS RefSeq v2.1, whole genome shotgun sequence and encodes:
- the LOC123122591 gene encoding reactive oxygen species modulator 1, coding for MARGDSCLARIGAGVAIGGAVGGAVGAVYGTYAAIRLRVPGLLKIRHIGQATVGSAAVFGLFLGAGSLIHCGKNY